In one Curtobacterium citreum genomic region, the following are encoded:
- a CDS encoding tRNA (adenine-N1)-methyltransferase, with amino-acid sequence MTAEQHDDQLHEDQQPADQHDELAALPHTAGGAPHSPPRGPFRAGDRVQLTGPKGKLTTLSLETAGEYHTHRGVLRHDDVIGQPDGSVIRASTGDEYLALRPLLNDYVMSMPRGAAIVYPKDAAQIVAFADVFPGARVVEAGVGSGALSLFLLRAIGPTGRLQSFERREEFAAIARGNVGTFLGAVPDNWSVTVGDLVEELPDATEPQSVDRVVLDMLAPWECVDAAADALVPGGLIVCYVATVTQLSRTAEALRDTGRFTDPQSSETLVRTWHVEGLAVRPDHRMVGHTGFLVTARRLADGVVLPNLKRRAGKAEFSDEDVEAWTPGAVGERSASDKKLRKVARQAAAQARKVAAAEAGAAQPGPVEGDR; translated from the coding sequence ATGACCGCCGAGCAGCACGACGACCAGCTGCACGAAGACCAGCAACCCGCCGACCAGCACGACGAGCTCGCCGCCCTGCCGCACACCGCCGGGGGCGCCCCGCACTCCCCGCCGCGCGGTCCGTTCCGCGCCGGGGACCGCGTGCAGCTCACCGGCCCGAAGGGCAAGCTCACGACGCTGTCGCTGGAGACCGCGGGGGAGTACCACACCCACCGCGGTGTCCTCCGGCACGACGACGTCATCGGCCAGCCCGACGGCTCCGTGATCCGGGCGAGCACCGGCGACGAGTACCTCGCGCTCCGCCCGCTCCTCAACGACTACGTCATGTCGATGCCCCGCGGTGCCGCGATCGTCTACCCGAAGGACGCGGCCCAGATCGTCGCCTTCGCCGACGTCTTCCCGGGTGCCCGCGTGGTCGAGGCCGGCGTGGGGTCCGGCGCGCTGTCGCTCTTCCTGCTCCGCGCGATCGGCCCGACCGGTCGCCTGCAGTCCTTCGAGCGTCGGGAGGAGTTCGCGGCGATCGCCCGCGGCAACGTCGGGACCTTCCTCGGCGCCGTCCCGGACAACTGGTCCGTCACGGTCGGCGACCTGGTCGAGGAGCTCCCGGACGCGACCGAGCCGCAGAGCGTCGACCGGGTCGTGCTCGACATGCTCGCCCCGTGGGAGTGCGTCGACGCCGCGGCGGACGCCCTCGTCCCCGGCGGGCTCATCGTCTGCTACGTCGCCACCGTCACGCAGCTGTCCCGCACCGCCGAGGCCCTCCGCGACACCGGGCGCTTCACGGACCCGCAGTCGAGCGAGACCCTCGTGCGCACCTGGCACGTCGAGGGTCTGGCCGTCCGACCGGACCACCGGATGGTCGGACACACCGGCTTCCTGGTCACGGCACGCCGCCTGGCCGACGGCGTCGTGCTCCCCAACCTGAAGCGTCGCGCAGGCAAGGCGGAGTTCTCGGACGAGGACGTCGAGGCCTGGACGCCCGGCGCCGTGGGGGAGCGGTCGGCCAGCGACAAGAAGCTCCGCAAGGTCGCACGGCAGGCGGCAGCGCAGGCCCGCAAGGTGGCCGCCGCCGAGGCCGGTGCAGCACAGCCCGGTCCGGTCGAGGGCGACCGGTAG
- a CDS encoding HAD family hydrolase: MTAQHPDRVLPAAVLWDMDGTLIDTEPIWQQSQVELTARYGAEWTHEDGLSLVGSGLERSGEILRDKGVDMEVEEIVQWMTDYVTERLDGEELPWRPGARELVEELHDRGVPTALVTMSRRKMALVAAEALGARGFRVVVAGDDVDRPKPFPDAYLAAADALGVEATACVAVEDSATGVAAAVASGAVTVAVEHIVPLSEIGGGDVHLTTLAGVDVDRLVELTGPALAARTEAVAR, encoded by the coding sequence GTGACCGCCCAGCACCCCGACCGAGTCCTGCCCGCAGCCGTGCTGTGGGACATGGACGGCACGCTCATCGACACGGAGCCGATCTGGCAGCAGTCCCAGGTGGAGCTGACCGCCCGGTACGGCGCCGAGTGGACCCACGAGGACGGCCTCTCGCTCGTCGGCTCCGGCCTCGAGCGCTCGGGGGAGATCCTCCGCGACAAGGGCGTCGACATGGAGGTCGAGGAGATCGTCCAGTGGATGACCGACTACGTCACCGAGCGGCTCGACGGCGAAGAACTGCCGTGGCGCCCGGGTGCGCGTGAGCTCGTCGAGGAGCTGCACGACCGCGGGGTCCCGACCGCCCTCGTGACGATGTCCCGTCGCAAGATGGCCCTGGTCGCGGCCGAGGCCCTCGGCGCCCGCGGCTTCCGTGTCGTCGTCGCCGGTGACGACGTCGACCGCCCGAAGCCCTTCCCGGACGCCTACCTGGCCGCTGCCGACGCCCTCGGCGTCGAGGCCACGGCCTGCGTCGCGGTCGAGGACTCGGCCACCGGCGTCGCTGCGGCGGTCGCGTCCGGCGCCGTCACGGTCGCCGTCGAGCACATCGTGCCGCTCTCCGAGATCGGCGGGGGCGACGTGCACCTGACGACCCTCGCCGGGGTCGACGTCGACCGCCTGGTCGAGCTCACCGGCCCGGCCCTGGCCGCCCGCACCGAGGCGGTGGCCCGATGA
- a CDS encoding proteasome assembly chaperone family protein, with amino-acid sequence MPQHSPFSDGRLLVVAFEGWNDAGEAASGLARRIVDALGLDELREIDGERYVDYQFNRPEVGTSEDGSRGITWPRIVLYGPGQDGRPVVGATGAESEREVFVLVGPEPSRTWRGFCAEVIDLADVYSIDAVVFVGAMLADVPHTRPISVFVSSEDAGVRSAFDVDRSTYEGPTGILGVLSDAMDTAGLTTLSLWASVPHYVHNSPSPKATLSLLDKMEELTDVTVPRGTLLDEATEWEEGIDALAADDEDMASYIGQLEQARDTVDSPEASGDAIAQEFEQYLRRRERKDGKDGGTAGGEGPWRPPQQ; translated from the coding sequence GTGCCACAGCACTCCCCCTTCAGCGACGGCCGACTGCTCGTCGTCGCGTTCGAGGGCTGGAACGACGCCGGCGAGGCGGCCAGCGGTCTCGCTCGGCGCATCGTCGACGCCCTGGGGCTCGACGAACTGCGCGAGATCGACGGTGAGCGGTACGTCGACTACCAGTTCAACCGGCCAGAGGTCGGGACCTCGGAGGACGGCTCGCGCGGCATCACCTGGCCCCGGATCGTGCTGTACGGCCCCGGCCAGGACGGTCGACCGGTCGTCGGAGCGACGGGTGCCGAGTCCGAGCGCGAGGTCTTCGTGCTCGTCGGCCCCGAGCCCTCGCGGACGTGGCGCGGCTTCTGCGCCGAGGTGATCGACCTCGCCGACGTGTACTCGATCGACGCCGTGGTGTTCGTCGGGGCGATGCTCGCCGACGTGCCGCACACCCGACCGATCTCGGTGTTCGTCTCGAGCGAGGACGCCGGGGTGCGCTCGGCCTTCGACGTCGACCGCTCCACGTACGAGGGCCCGACGGGCATCCTCGGCGTGCTGTCCGACGCGATGGACACCGCGGGCCTGACGACCCTGTCGCTCTGGGCCTCGGTCCCGCACTACGTGCACAACTCCCCCTCGCCGAAGGCCACCCTGTCGCTCCTCGACAAGATGGAGGAGCTCACCGACGTCACCGTGCCGCGCGGCACCCTGCTCGACGAGGCCACGGAGTGGGAGGAGGGCATCGACGCCCTCGCCGCCGACGACGAGGACATGGCGAGCTACATCGGGCAGCTCGAGCAGGCCCGGGACACCGTCGACTCCCCCGAGGCGTCCGGGGACGCCATCGCGCAGGAGTTCGAGCAGTACCTCCGGCGGCGGGAGCGCAAGGACGGCAAGGACGGCGGCACCGCGGGTGGCGAGGGTCCCTGGCGGCCGCCCCAGCAGTAG
- the mshC gene encoding cysteine--1-D-myo-inosityl 2-amino-2-deoxy-alpha-D-glucopyranoside ligase: MRAWEAPSVPDVPGEGPRPVVHDTASGHPVDPTRGEDRAALYVCGITPYDATHLGHAATYLAFDTLGRAWRDAGLLVEYAQNTTDVDDPLLERAARDGVDWRELAASQIDLFRRDMEALRVLPPDEYVAVTDEVERVAEAVAFLQETGYAYAVPTAESEGDDLYFDVNRPTEAWTLGDESRLDRETMTRLSAERGGDPDRAGKRDPLDPLLWRAARTGEPSWDTVVGPGRPGWHIECSVIAGDRLGLPISVQGGGSDLVFPHHEMSAGHAAALAHQPLANAFVHTGMIAYQGEKISKSLGNLVTVRGLLDDGADPRAIRLALLSHKYSDDWEWFDGELSSATARLATWDAWAAGEPAGHADDAADVAARIRARVADDLDTPGAVAAVDTAIAGGTAVTPELVDLVDALLGIRLG; encoded by the coding sequence GTGAGGGCCTGGGAGGCCCCATCCGTCCCCGACGTCCCCGGGGAGGGCCCTCGTCCCGTCGTGCACGACACGGCGTCCGGGCACCCGGTGGACCCGACGCGCGGCGAGGACCGCGCCGCGCTCTACGTCTGCGGCATCACGCCGTACGACGCGACGCACCTCGGCCATGCCGCGACCTACCTGGCGTTCGACACCCTCGGCCGGGCATGGCGGGACGCCGGGCTCCTGGTCGAGTACGCGCAGAACACGACCGACGTCGACGACCCGCTGCTCGAGCGAGCCGCCCGTGACGGCGTGGACTGGCGCGAGCTCGCCGCCTCGCAGATCGACCTGTTCCGTCGCGACATGGAGGCGCTCCGCGTCCTGCCGCCGGACGAGTACGTCGCCGTCACGGACGAGGTCGAGCGCGTCGCCGAGGCCGTCGCCTTCCTGCAGGAGACCGGCTACGCCTACGCGGTCCCGACGGCGGAGTCCGAGGGCGACGACCTCTACTTCGACGTGAACCGCCCCACCGAGGCGTGGACGCTCGGGGACGAGAGCCGACTGGACCGCGAGACGATGACGCGCCTGTCGGCCGAGCGCGGCGGCGACCCCGACCGTGCCGGCAAGCGCGATCCGCTCGACCCACTGCTCTGGCGCGCCGCGCGCACGGGGGAGCCGTCGTGGGACACCGTCGTCGGTCCGGGACGTCCGGGCTGGCACATCGAGTGCAGCGTCATCGCGGGCGACCGCCTCGGCCTGCCGATCAGCGTGCAGGGCGGCGGCAGCGACCTCGTCTTCCCGCACCACGAGATGAGCGCCGGTCACGCGGCGGCTCTCGCGCACCAACCCCTCGCGAACGCGTTCGTGCACACCGGGATGATCGCCTACCAGGGCGAGAAGATCTCGAAGTCGCTCGGCAACCTCGTCACCGTCCGCGGACTGCTCGACGACGGCGCCGACCCGCGCGCGATCCGCCTCGCCCTGCTGTCGCACAAGTACTCCGACGACTGGGAGTGGTTCGACGGCGAGCTCTCGAGCGCCACGGCACGCCTCGCGACCTGGGACGCCTGGGCCGCCGGCGAGCCGGCCGGACACGCAGACGACGCCGCCGACGTCGCCGCGCGCATCCGCGCACGGGTCGCCGACGACCTCGACACGCCCGGAGCGGTCGCCGCGGTGGACACCGCGATTGCGGGCGGCACGGCCGTCACGCCGGAGCTCGTCGACCTCGTCGACGCCCTGCTCGGCATCCGCCTCGGCTGA
- a CDS encoding undecaprenyl-diphosphate phosphatase — translation MHILEAIFLGFVQGLTEFLPVSSSAHLRIVGLFLPDAKDPGAAFTAVTQLGTETAVLIYFWKDITRIVGRWFRSVLRRDIPKGDPDVRLGWLVILGTIPIGVAGLLLKDSIETTFRSLWIVAIVLIVFGIVLGVLDVVGRKVRRIEHMTFRSGLLIGLAQVLALVPGVSRSGATVSMGLALGYTRPAAARFAFLLAIPAVFLSGFYEAATSLGDTGAPFGLVDTLVATVVAFLVGFVVIAAFMNYISKRSFLPFVVYRIALGIVLIVLLSLGVVQP, via the coding sequence ATGCACATCCTCGAGGCGATCTTCCTCGGCTTCGTGCAGGGACTCACCGAGTTCCTGCCCGTCTCGTCGAGCGCGCACCTGCGCATCGTGGGCCTGTTCCTGCCCGACGCGAAGGACCCCGGCGCGGCCTTCACGGCGGTGACGCAGCTCGGCACCGAGACCGCGGTGCTCATCTACTTCTGGAAGGACATCACGCGGATCGTCGGGCGGTGGTTCCGCTCGGTCCTCCGGCGGGACATCCCGAAGGGCGACCCCGACGTCCGGCTGGGCTGGCTGGTGATCCTCGGGACGATCCCGATCGGGGTCGCGGGGCTGCTGCTCAAGGACTCGATCGAGACCACCTTCCGGTCCCTGTGGATCGTCGCGATCGTCCTCATCGTGTTCGGCATCGTGCTCGGCGTGCTCGACGTCGTCGGTCGCAAGGTGCGCCGCATCGAGCACATGACGTTCCGGAGCGGCCTGCTCATCGGTCTCGCGCAGGTGCTCGCCCTGGTGCCGGGTGTCTCGCGCTCCGGTGCGACCGTCTCGATGGGCCTCGCGCTCGGCTACACCCGTCCGGCCGCGGCGCGGTTCGCGTTCCTGCTCGCGATCCCGGCGGTGTTCCTGTCCGGCTTCTACGAGGCCGCGACGAGCCTCGGGGACACCGGCGCGCCCTTCGGACTCGTCGACACGCTCGTCGCCACGGTGGTCGCGTTCCTCGTCGGCTTCGTCGTGATCGCCGCGTTCATGAACTACATCTCGAAGCGGAGCTTCCTGCCCTTCGTGGTCTACCGGATCGCACTCGGTATCGTGCTCATCGTGTTGCTGTCGCTCGGAGTGGTCCAGCCGTGA
- a CDS encoding M20/M25/M40 family metallo-hydrolase — protein sequence MSDQQASADPTEQDLEATAAIARDLIRIDTTNWGEGKSRGETEAAHYVEAKLRDLGLEPQLFESEPDRVSVVARVPGRDRSKPALVVHGHLDVVPADPANWTVDPFGGEVRDGMLWGRGAVDMKNMDAMMLTSLADVVERQGAPERDLVIAYFADEEAGGVLGSHHVVEHHPEVFAGASAAISEVGGYSITLGDRRAYLLQTGEKALMWIKLVTRGTAAHGSHVIRDNAVTKLAAAVARIGSEEWPVRLSATTDAMVAEVARFLGVDPTVTGPDEVALATGSASRFIHAALHTTSNPTVLTAGYKHNVIPDTAEALVDIRCLPGDEESVLARVRELAGDDVEVVTSFRDIGLEQDFGGPLVDAVRDVLGRHDPGAPVLPYLLSGGTDNKALSTLGIAGYGFVPLQLPADVDFPAMFHGVDERVPLDALAFGRRVLGDLLATY from the coding sequence ATGAGCGACCAGCAGGCGAGCGCCGACCCGACCGAGCAGGACCTCGAGGCGACGGCCGCGATCGCGCGGGACCTCATCCGCATCGACACGACGAACTGGGGCGAGGGGAAGTCCCGCGGCGAGACGGAGGCCGCGCACTACGTCGAGGCGAAGCTCCGCGACCTCGGTCTGGAACCGCAGCTCTTCGAGTCGGAGCCCGACCGCGTGAGCGTCGTCGCCCGGGTCCCCGGTCGTGACCGCAGCAAGCCCGCCCTCGTCGTGCACGGACACCTCGACGTCGTCCCCGCCGACCCCGCGAACTGGACGGTGGACCCGTTCGGCGGCGAGGTCCGGGACGGCATGCTCTGGGGCCGCGGTGCCGTCGACATGAAGAACATGGACGCGATGATGCTCACGTCGCTCGCCGACGTCGTCGAGCGGCAGGGAGCGCCCGAGCGGGACCTGGTGATCGCGTACTTCGCCGACGAGGAGGCCGGGGGCGTGCTCGGCTCCCACCACGTCGTCGAGCACCACCCCGAGGTCTTCGCCGGGGCGTCGGCGGCCATCAGCGAAGTCGGCGGGTACTCGATCACGCTCGGCGACCGACGCGCCTACCTGCTGCAGACCGGCGAGAAGGCGCTGATGTGGATCAAGCTGGTCACCCGCGGCACCGCGGCGCACGGGTCCCACGTCATCCGCGACAACGCCGTCACGAAGCTCGCGGCGGCGGTCGCCCGCATCGGCAGCGAGGAGTGGCCGGTCCGGCTGTCGGCGACCACCGACGCGATGGTCGCCGAGGTCGCCCGGTTCCTCGGCGTCGACCCGACGGTCACCGGCCCCGACGAGGTCGCTCTCGCGACCGGGTCGGCCTCGCGGTTCATCCACGCGGCGCTGCACACGACGTCGAACCCGACGGTCCTGACGGCCGGGTACAAGCACAACGTCATCCCGGACACCGCCGAGGCGCTCGTCGACATCCGCTGCCTGCCCGGCGACGAGGAGTCCGTTCTCGCGCGCGTCCGGGAACTCGCGGGCGACGACGTCGAGGTCGTGACGTCCTTCCGCGACATCGGGCTCGAGCAGGACTTCGGCGGCCCGCTCGTCGACGCGGTCCGGGACGTCCTCGGCCGCCACGACCCGGGTGCCCCGGTGCTGCCCTACCTGCTCTCGGGTGGGACCGACAACAAGGCACTCTCGACGCTCGGCATCGCCGGCTACGGCTTCGTCCCGCTGCAGCTGCCGGCCGACGTCGACTTCCCGGCGATGTTCCACGGCGTCGACGAGCGGGTCCCGCTCGACGCCCTGGCATTCGGGCGGCGCGTCCTCGGCGACCTGCTCGCCACGTACTGA
- a CDS encoding NAD(P)/FAD-dependent oxidoreductase — translation MADSIPHVLVLGGGSAGYTTVKQLQKHAATVPMRITLVDQNTYYTYLPFLPEVAGGHIAPKDVTFELRRALKKTRVIQGKVTGISSKDKTVSIATAGGDDRTLGYDQLVVALGSVTRTFPTPGLEEYGVGFKTVEEAAYVRAKLLDNIAKAAATRDEDERRRLLTSIFVGGGYTGVEAIGELFDVSQAAIKTYPSLAGEQPRWVLIDALDRVAPEVGPELSKWTLESLRARGIDVRLKTTMPSCEGGVVKLSDGDEFATGLLVWTAGVKPNPLLDASDLPRGPKGHLAANAKLQVEAEDTHEVVPGVWGLGDVAQVPDLTAEKQPAYYPPNAQNAVRQAVVAADNVVATITGKPLEEYRHPSIGTVASYGVGKGAANIKGVKMTNLLAWLAHRSYHVYAMPTLNRKARIVIGWVTGAVSGRDATSLIKETDPRRNFVEASKS, via the coding sequence ATGGCAGACTCCATCCCCCACGTCCTCGTCCTCGGCGGCGGCTCCGCCGGCTACACCACGGTCAAGCAGCTGCAGAAGCACGCGGCGACCGTGCCGATGCGCATCACGCTGGTGGACCAGAACACGTACTACACGTACCTGCCGTTCCTGCCGGAGGTCGCCGGCGGTCACATCGCGCCGAAGGACGTCACCTTCGAGCTGCGCCGCGCGCTCAAGAAGACCCGCGTCATCCAGGGCAAGGTCACCGGCATCTCGTCGAAGGACAAGACCGTGTCGATCGCCACGGCCGGTGGTGACGACCGCACCCTCGGCTACGATCAGCTCGTCGTCGCGCTCGGCTCCGTCACCCGCACGTTCCCGACGCCGGGGCTCGAGGAGTACGGGGTCGGCTTCAAGACCGTCGAAGAAGCCGCCTACGTCCGCGCGAAGCTCCTCGACAACATCGCGAAGGCCGCTGCCACGCGAGACGAGGACGAGCGCCGCCGTCTGCTCACGAGCATCTTCGTCGGCGGTGGCTACACCGGGGTCGAGGCCATCGGCGAGCTCTTCGACGTGTCGCAGGCCGCCATCAAGACCTACCCGTCGCTCGCCGGCGAGCAGCCCCGCTGGGTGCTCATCGACGCGCTCGACCGCGTGGCGCCCGAGGTCGGCCCGGAGCTGTCGAAGTGGACCCTCGAGTCGCTCCGCGCCCGCGGCATCGACGTCCGCCTGAAGACCACCATGCCGAGCTGCGAGGGCGGCGTCGTCAAGCTCTCCGACGGCGACGAGTTCGCGACCGGACTGCTCGTCTGGACCGCCGGCGTCAAGCCGAACCCGCTCCTCGACGCCTCGGACCTGCCCCGCGGCCCGAAGGGGCACCTCGCCGCGAACGCGAAGCTCCAGGTCGAAGCCGAGGACACGCACGAGGTCGTCCCGGGCGTCTGGGGCCTCGGTGACGTCGCCCAGGTCCCCGACCTGACCGCCGAGAAGCAGCCGGCGTACTACCCGCCGAACGCGCAGAACGCCGTCCGCCAGGCCGTCGTCGCCGCCGACAACGTGGTCGCCACGATCACCGGCAAGCCGCTCGAGGAGTACCGCCACCCGTCGATCGGCACCGTCGCCTCGTACGGCGTCGGCAAGGGCGCCGCGAACATCAAGGGCGTCAAGATGACGAACCTGCTCGCCTGGCTCGCCCACCGCTCCTACCACGTCTACGCGATGCCGACCCTGAACCGGAAGGCGCGCATCGTCATCGGTTGGGTCACCGGTGCGGTGTCCGGTCGCGACGCGACCTCGCTGATCAAGGAGACGGACCCCCGCCGCAACTTCGTCGAGGCGTCCAAGTCCTAG